In one window of Streptomyces roseofulvus DNA:
- a CDS encoding class I SAM-dependent methyltransferase: MFTPQGPTLRELTRQALSSVEHGYDLLAPLFEATPFRTPDRILTAVAGALAELGPFESGLDVCCGTGAGLPVLRSVCAGRVAGVDFSTNMLAEARRRHPGATLVRADALALPFAPAFDLAVSFGAFGHFLPDAQRTLFAQVHAALRPGGTFAFPLPAPPPVGSRTYWALWAFDAAMRLRNALWRPPFVMYYRTFRLPDVRTRLEQAGFEVTHVPLTPFGHRPDGSPNCRLVVARKG, translated from the coding sequence ATGTTCACCCCGCAGGGCCCGACCCTCCGCGAACTGACCAGGCAGGCGCTCTCCTCGGTCGAGCACGGCTACGACCTCCTGGCGCCCCTGTTCGAGGCGACCCCCTTCCGCACCCCGGACCGGATCCTCACGGCGGTGGCCGGCGCCCTGGCGGAGCTGGGCCCCTTCGAGTCGGGCCTGGACGTCTGCTGCGGCACCGGCGCGGGCCTCCCCGTCCTCCGCTCGGTCTGCGCGGGCCGCGTCGCCGGCGTCGACTTCAGCACCAACATGCTGGCCGAGGCCCGCCGCCGGCACCCCGGGGCGACCCTGGTCCGCGCCGACGCCCTGGCCCTGCCCTTCGCCCCGGCCTTCGACCTGGCGGTCAGCTTCGGCGCCTTCGGCCACTTCCTCCCCGACGCCCAGCGCACCCTCTTCGCCCAGGTCCACGCCGCCCTCCGCCCCGGCGGCACCTTCGCCTTCCCCCTCCCGGCCCCGCCCCCGGTCGGCTCCCGCACCTACTGGGCCCTCTGGGCCTTCGACGCGGCGATGCGCCTCCGCAACGCCCTCTGGCGCCCCCCGTTCGTCATGTACTACCGCACCTTCCGCCTCCCGGACGTCCGCACCCGCCTGGAACAGGCGGGCTTCGAGGTCACCCACGTCCCCCTCACCCCCTTCGGCCACCGCCCGGACGGCAGCCCGAACTGCCGGCTGGTGGTCGCGCGGAAGGGCTGA
- a CDS encoding DUF397 domain-containing protein codes for MDRIYNGMPAAELGAEGWHKPWSGGNGGNCVEAMKLADGRVAVRQSADPEGPALIYTHGEIAAFIAGAKSGQADFLLT; via the coding sequence ATGGATCGCATATACAACGGCATGCCCGCCGCGGAGCTAGGTGCCGAGGGATGGCACAAGCCCTGGAGCGGCGGGAACGGGGGCAACTGCGTGGAGGCCATGAAGCTGGCCGACGGCAGGGTCGCCGTGCGACAGTCCGCAGACCCTGAAGGACCCGCTCTCATCTACACCCACGGGGAGATCGCCGCGTTCATCGCGGGGGCCAAATCCGGTCAGGCTGACTTCCTGCTCACCTGA
- a CDS encoding ATP-binding protein: MAQRPQARHDPAPHDARFRDPHHRDAPHRAPLRRMAFELPARTESVSRARHLTEERLILWGCGPEIRDTAALVVSELVTNAVLHTASSRIVCEVREGAEALRIAVRDEGGPAGPRIRDCGADERGRGLLIVDALCAAWGAERTGHGTAQIVWAELPLALGEPC, encoded by the coding sequence ATGGCCCAGCGCCCGCAGGCCCGCCACGATCCCGCTCCCCACGACGCCCGGTTCCGCGATCCCCACCACCGGGACGCCCCGCACCGCGCCCCGCTGCGCCGCATGGCCTTCGAGCTGCCCGCGCGCACCGAGTCCGTGAGCCGCGCCCGCCACCTCACCGAGGAACGGCTGATCCTCTGGGGCTGCGGACCGGAGATACGCGACACGGCCGCCCTGGTCGTCTCGGAACTGGTCACCAACGCGGTCCTGCACACCGCCAGCAGCCGGATCGTCTGCGAGGTCCGCGAGGGCGCCGAAGCCCTCCGCATCGCCGTACGGGACGAGGGCGGCCCGGCCGGCCCCCGGATACGCGACTGCGGCGCGGACGAACGCGGCCGCGGCCTCCTCATCGTCGACGCGCTCTGCGCGGCCTGGGGCGCCGAGCGCACCGGCCACGGAACGGCCCAGATCGTCTGGGCGGAACTGCCCCTCGCCCTGGGAGAGCCATGCTGA
- a CDS encoding helix-turn-helix transcriptional regulator, which yields MSEPRSAPTVGQVVLGRRLQDLRERAGLKREEAAKVLHVAPATVRRMETAEVALKIPYVQLLLKTYGIAEAEAEAFVALAEEANLPGWWQRFHDVLPGWFSMYVSLEGAASLIRSYEPQFVPGLFQTEEYARAILRSGAVGGGGGDTAREEDIERHVALRMERQSLLTREDAPRFWVIMDETVFRRPVGDGPEVMRDQLDRLLEASELPNVTLQIAEFASGHHPGTYGPFVLFRFAMPELPDMVYSEYLTGAVYLDARPEVASHLEVMDRMAAQAATAQRTKEILRGLRKEL from the coding sequence GTGAGCGAGCCGCGGTCCGCCCCCACGGTGGGGCAGGTCGTCCTCGGCCGGCGTCTGCAGGATCTGCGCGAGCGCGCGGGCCTGAAGCGGGAGGAGGCCGCGAAGGTCCTCCACGTCGCCCCGGCCACCGTCCGCCGCATGGAGACCGCCGAGGTCGCGCTGAAGATCCCGTACGTCCAGCTGCTGCTGAAGACCTACGGGATCGCCGAGGCCGAGGCGGAGGCGTTCGTCGCGCTCGCCGAGGAGGCCAACCTGCCCGGCTGGTGGCAGCGGTTCCACGACGTGCTGCCCGGCTGGTTCTCCATGTACGTCAGCCTGGAGGGGGCCGCGAGCCTCATCCGGTCCTACGAGCCCCAGTTCGTCCCCGGTCTGTTCCAGACCGAGGAGTACGCCCGCGCCATTCTGCGCAGCGGAGCGGTCGGCGGCGGTGGCGGTGACACCGCGCGCGAAGAGGACATCGAACGGCATGTAGCCCTGCGGATGGAGCGTCAGTCCCTGCTGACCAGGGAGGACGCCCCCCGATTCTGGGTGATCATGGACGAGACGGTGTTCCGCCGGCCGGTCGGCGACGGGCCCGAGGTGATGCGCGACCAGCTCGACCGGCTGCTCGAAGCGTCCGAGCTGCCGAACGTCACCCTGCAGATCGCGGAGTTCGCGTCCGGCCACCACCCCGGCACGTACGGTCCCTTCGTCCTCTTCCGCTTCGCCATGCCCGAACTCCCGGACATGGTCTACAGCGAGTACCTGACCGGCGCCGTCTACCTCGACGCGCGCCCCGAGGTGGCGTCCCACCTGGAGGTCATGGACCGGATGGCGGCGCAGGCCGCGACTGCACAACGCACGAAGGAGATCCTCCGGGGTCTCCGCAAGGAGCTGTGA
- a CDS encoding SAM-dependent methyltransferase, with translation MTQDPASARSEIRIDTSKPHPARMYDWFLGGKDNYPVDEEMARQLLTVDARGRDMARVNRAFMHRAIRWLSARGVRQYLDVGTGIPTEPNLHQIAQQAAPESRIVYCDNDPIVLAHAAALLRSTPQGATEYIQADARDPETILERAGKVLDFDQPIALSMLALLHFLGDEDGAHDIVAKLVDQLAPGSYLVLSQVTGDFDPEGAAKAVGMYKARGMTLRPRSRDELAAFFDGLELVEPGVSLTADWHPELGEPVPVQGDDPIPGWAAVARKP, from the coding sequence ATGACCCAGGACCCCGCATCCGCCCGCAGCGAGATCCGGATCGACACCAGCAAGCCGCACCCGGCGCGGATGTACGACTGGTTCCTGGGCGGCAAGGACAACTACCCGGTCGACGAGGAGATGGCCCGCCAGCTCCTCACCGTCGACGCGCGCGGCCGGGACATGGCCCGGGTCAACCGCGCCTTCATGCACCGCGCCATCCGCTGGCTCAGCGCCCGGGGCGTGCGCCAGTACCTGGACGTCGGCACCGGGATCCCGACCGAGCCCAACCTGCACCAGATCGCCCAGCAGGCCGCGCCGGAGTCCCGGATCGTCTACTGCGACAACGACCCGATCGTGCTCGCGCACGCGGCCGCCCTGCTGCGCTCGACCCCCCAGGGGGCCACCGAGTACATCCAGGCGGACGCCCGCGACCCGGAGACCATCCTCGAACGGGCCGGAAAGGTCCTTGACTTCGACCAGCCCATCGCGCTGTCCATGCTGGCCCTGCTGCACTTCCTCGGGGACGAGGACGGCGCCCACGACATCGTCGCCAAGCTCGTCGACCAGCTCGCGCCCGGCAGCTACCTCGTCCTGTCCCAGGTCACCGGCGACTTCGACCCGGAGGGCGCCGCGAAGGCCGTCGGCATGTACAAGGCCCGCGGCATGACCCTGCGGCCCCGCTCGCGCGACGAGCTCGCCGCCTTCTTCGACGGCCTGGAGCTGGTCGAGCCCGGCGTCTCGCTCACCGCCGACTGGCACCCGGAGCTGGGCGAGCCGGTGCCGGTCCAGGGCGACGACCCGATCCCGGGCTGGGCCGCCGTGGCCCGCAAGCCCTGA